A genomic segment from Danio aesculapii chromosome 17, fDanAes4.1, whole genome shotgun sequence encodes:
- the LOC130244073 gene encoding antimicrobial peptide NK-lysin-like — translation MLRGIVLLTLLISSVCAVQWEMHKEQHSGIELEGSGEIPTEQLPGMCWVCKWALGKLKKKISNGATQDEIKVQLSQVCDQIGFLKSVCRGFVNKYMDVLIEELSTTDNARTICANISVCKR, via the exons ATGTTGCGCGGTATCGTCCTGCTCACCCTGCTCATCTCCTCTG TTTGTGCTGTTCAATGGGAGATGCACAAAGAACAACATTCTGGAATTGAACTCGAAGGCTCT GGTGAAATCCCGACAGAACAACTGCCTGGAATGTGCTGGGTTTGCAAGTGGGCCTTAggaaagctgaaaaaaaagatCTCCAATGGTGCAACTCAG GATGAAATTAAAGTTCAGCTGTCGCAGGTCTGTGATCAGATCGGGTTCCTTAAGTCTGTGTGCAGGGGGTTTGTGAACAAGTACATGGACGTTCTGATCGAAGAACTTTCCACTACTGATAATGCCAGAACTATCTGTGCTAATATTTCTGTTTGCAAGAGATAG